One Acidobacteriota bacterium genomic window, CCGTTTTATTTCGTGAAGTGCTGCTGGCCCAGTTTCATGCCGCGTTTATCAATGGGTTTGTTCCCGGCAGCCTTGGCGGAGATGCGGTTCGGTTCTACACACTCGAACGCACCATGCGCAATAAGCCGCTGGTCCTGGCAACCCTTATTGTTGAACGACTGATTGGCACCTGGGGCGTTCTGCTAACGGCTGCCCTGGCACTGGCCGCCAACCACGAATTTCTCAATCCTCGCCAATGGCTGGGGGGCCTGGTCTTTTTTGCGGGTGTGGTCACGGTCCTGACCGTGGTTTTATTCAGTCAATATCTCGAACAATATCTGCTCGCATTTCTGGCCTTCGGCTGGAGACAGGTCTCACACTGGTGGGGAGCGACGTTTGTCAAAGACATCATCAAACGGATGCTGGGTGCTGCCCGGGCATTTCGAGCCGCCCCTGGCCAGATTTGGCTCTCGCTGGTGGTCTCGCTGTTTGTTCGGCTGGTATGGGTGCTGAGCGCCTATTCCCTGGCGCTGGCGCTTGGGTTAAATCTGTCACTCCCGATTTTGTTCGGGTTTATTTCACTGGTTGATGTGGCCCGGATGCTCCCGATTTCCCCGCCCAATGGTCTGGGCGTGCGCGAAGCATTGCTGGTCTACCTGCTCGGTCAAATTGGCATTGGCCACGAAGCAGCCTTGAGCTACTCACTTCTGATTTATGCCCTGATGACAGCGAACGCAATCCTTGGCGGCCTGCTGTCAATCACCCAGGGCGTTTGGAAATTGCGCCAGTGACATGGAATGAAGAATGAAGAAACCAATTGGTTCTTGGTTCTTGGTTTTTGGTTCTTCGCAAGCATTGATTCCAAAGTACCAAGTACCAAGCACCAAATACTAACCATTAACGCCAGTTAAGAGTTGAAAAAATGAGCGGATTTGAACCCGCGAAGCGGGTGGCAGGCTCGTAGCCCAGGGTGCAACCCTGGGAAAACGTCGCCTCCACACCCCGGCCAGCCGCCGCCTATGGCGGCGGCTGGCCGGGCGGGGGCAATCTGGAACTGACCCGCATCCGGTGGTGGCGCGTCCAAAGCGACGCTGACCACCGGCTCACCTTACTCCATCCCTTCAGGATGAAAACTAAAAAACACTTCAACCCTTAACTGGCATCACTAGCCACTAAAAAGATTCTTCATTCGCGGAGGCACCCATGGGCAAAAAAGCAACTCAGCCGAAACACCCCCCAGTTGATCAGTTGTATAAGTTGGGACATGCCTTCTGGCAAAGTGGTGTGTTGCTCGCCGCTTTGCGTCTGGGGATTTTTGATGAACTTGAACGGCAGCCATTGACCAGCGATCAACTGGCCAAACACCTGAAAGCGCAAAAACATTCGATTGAGAAGTTCCTGCAAGCCTGTGTCCGACTCGGCCTGATGCTTGAGTCCGATGGCAGTTACAGCAATTCCCCGCTGGCCTCAACGTTTCTGGTTCGAGGGAAACCCACGTTTCAAGGCGAATTGATGCAGTACTTCGGAGATTTGTGGACTCGCTTTGGTGAACTCGATCACTTAATCAGACAGGGGGAAATCGGCCCTCTTGAACGTGCCGTCCAGGAAGCCCGAACCGAAGCCGAACAACAACGCGCTGATCGAACCTGGATTCTGGCCATGCACAATATTGCCATGAGTGGTCAGGCAGACGCCTTGTGTGCCACGGTTGATCTTTCCAAGTGTGAACGATTGCTTGATGTGGGTGGCGGCTCAGGCACTTATTCGGTTCGACTGGCCCAAAAATACCCAGGTCTGATTGCCGAAGTCCTTGATTCAGAGGAAATTACGGCTGTGGCGAAAGAACTGATCGCCAGTTCGGACGTTGCGGATCGAGTTCAGATTCGGGCTGGCGACTTTGTGAACGATTCGTATGGCACCCACAATCAGGCAGTCTTGTTTTCTGGGGTATTGCATGGGTTTGACGAAACTCGGGTCAAACGCCTCTTGAAAAAAGGGCTCAATTCGTTGGTTCCAGGTGGAATGGTGATCGTTCAGGAAATGTTGGCCAGCCCACTTTCAAAAAAATCTTCGAGTTCACCATTCCCAGAGTTGTTTGGATTGAATATGATGTCAGGCGGCACCTACACTGCCGACCAGTTTACCCGCTTTTTCACATCCGTTGGTCTCATCAACATTCAAATCAAACCACTCAAAGGCGGCGCCTGGTTTGACCACGTGCTTTTGGGCCGGAAACCTGACTCAAACCAGGTCTGAAGATCTTGGGCTGAACGCTGAAGAAGCCCGGCTCAGGGCGAAACTCCCCAATGTCTTCAGCCCATTGTTTCCAGCCTGCTCGTCCTCATTCGCGTTTGACCTTAACTGCGAACAAAACCAATCCGGAGAAAACCTATGTTGCGCAAGAAAAAATCACAGTGGGGGTTGTTTTTAAAAATCTTTCTTCCGTCTGTTTTGGGATTTGTGATTATTTTGGGTGGAGTTGTTGGATATATCGTCAAAACAGTCACGCATCCACCGAAAAGCGCAGTTGATGAAGAAGCGCCAGCCCAGTTGACCAAAGTGATGTCAATGTATTGGGAAAAAAAGACATTTTCGTCTGATGGGACTCAGTTCAACTACTGGGTTCTGGTATTTGGTGGCGGGGCACCGGGAATTGTTCTGACTCATGGGTATGGAATGAATCGCGAAGATATGTTGCTGATGGGGTATCGGCTCTGGGAGCGCGGCTTTAACGTGATGATGTATGACCTGCGGTATCACGGAAACAACAAAGCTGATTTCAGTGCCCTGGGTGCGATGGAAAAAACCGATCTTCAAAATGCCATTAAGGAATTCAAAGGGCTTAAATACAACAAAGATATTGGCAAAATCAGTCCCACAGGGATTCCTCTGGTTGATCCGGAGAATATCGGGGTGCTTGGGATTGATATCGGCGCTTATGCCTCGCTGATGGTGGCCGCCGATGATGATTCAATTAGAGGCATTGTGGCTGATTCCCCGCCATTGTCCCCAACTGATTATACCCACAACCGGTTGAACAAAGTGTTTAACTTGAAGTCCGACCTGGCCTACTCAATGATTGATACCGGAATGGATATCTATCTCAAGAGCAAGTACAAGAGTGCG contains:
- a CDS encoding flippase-like domain-containing protein, giving the protein MYPKSEINHSSEGTATLAVPASSDSQPTTHSTSRRSLWALVQILLGGLALVFVLRKANLTEVVSHLKQVNLWYVLLAFGLNLVMLAAMSLRLSLLAWVHSRAVLFREVLLAQFHAAFINGFVPGSLGGDAVRFYTLERTMRNKPLVLATLIVERLIGTWGVLLTAALALAANHEFLNPRQWLGGLVFFAGVVTVLTVVLFSQYLEQYLLAFLAFGWRQVSHWWGATFVKDIIKRMLGAARAFRAAPGQIWLSLVVSLFVRLVWVLSAYSLALALGLNLSLPILFGFISLVDVARMLPISPPNGLGVREALLVYLLGQIGIGHEAALSYSLLIYALMTANAILGGLLSITQGVWKLRQ
- a CDS encoding class I SAM-dependent methyltransferase, translated to MGKKATQPKHPPVDQLYKLGHAFWQSGVLLAALRLGIFDELERQPLTSDQLAKHLKAQKHSIEKFLQACVRLGLMLESDGSYSNSPLASTFLVRGKPTFQGELMQYFGDLWTRFGELDHLIRQGEIGPLERAVQEARTEAEQQRADRTWILAMHNIAMSGQADALCATVDLSKCERLLDVGGGSGTYSVRLAQKYPGLIAEVLDSEEITAVAKELIASSDVADRVQIRAGDFVNDSYGTHNQAVLFSGVLHGFDETRVKRLLKKGLNSLVPGGMVIVQEMLASPLSKKSSSSPFPELFGLNMMSGGTYTADQFTRFFTSVGLINIQIKPLKGGAWFDHVLLGRKPDSNQV